A window of the Eschrichtius robustus isolate mEscRob2 chromosome 5, mEscRob2.pri, whole genome shotgun sequence genome harbors these coding sequences:
- the SCRN3 gene encoding secernin-3 isoform X5 has translation MGANEHGVCIGNEAVWGREEVCDEEALLGMDLVRLGLERADTAEKALNVIVDLLEKYGQGGNCSEGRMVFSYHNSFLIADRNEAWVLETAGKYWAAEKVQEGVRNISNQLSITTKIDREHPDMRSYAKQKGWWDGKKEFDFAATYSYLDTAKMMISPGRYCEGYKLLNKHKGNITFETMMEILRDKPSGINMEGEFLTTASMVSILPQDSNVPCIHFFTGTPDPERSVFKPFIFVPNISQLLDTSSPTFEDSVKKKPQFNIKPDRRHPLYQKHQQALEILDNKEEKAKTMLDNMSKLEKELFKEMESILQNKHLDVDKIVNLFPQCTKDEIRIYKPNISS, from the exons ATGGGAGCCAATGAGCATGGAGTTTGCATTGGGAATGAAGCTGTATGGGGAAGAGAAGAAGTTTGTGATGAAGAGGCACTACTGGGCATGGACCTTGTCAg acttGGTCTTGAAAGAGCTGATACAGCTGAAAAAGCCCTCAATGTCATTGttgatttattagaaaaatatggCCAGGGTGGAAATTGTTCAGAGGGCAGGATGGTATTTAGCTATCACAACAGTTTCCTGATAGCTGATAGGAACGAAGCCTGGGTTCTGGAGACTGCAGGGAAGTACTGGGCAGCAGAAAAAGTACAAG AGGGAGTTCGTAATATTTCTAATCAGCTTTCTATAACAACCAAGATTGATCGGGAACACCCAGACATGAGAAGCTATGCTAAGCAGAAAGGTTGGTGGGATGGTAAAAAGGAGTTTGATTTTGCTGCAACATACTCTTATCTTGACACAGCCAAGATGATGATTTCTCCAGGCAGATACTGTGAAGGCTACAAGCTTCTGAATAAACATAaag GAAACATAACTTTTGAAACAATGATGGAAATTCTCCGAGATAAACCAAGTGGCATTAATATGGAGGGAGAATTCCTGACCACTGCAAGCATGGTTTCTATTTTACCTCAAGACTCCAACGTTCCTTGCATCCACTTCTTTACAGGGACTCCTGATCCTGAGAG ATCTGTTTTTAAGCCTTTCATATTTGTACCAAATATTTCACAACTATTGGACACCAGTTCACCCACATTTGAAGATTCAGTTAAAAAGAAGCCACAGTTTAACATTAAGCCTGACAGAAGACACCCACTCTACCAAAAACATCAACAGGCCTTGGAAATACTAGATAATAAAGAG GAAAAAGCCAAAACAATGTTGGACAACATGAGCAAACTGGAGAAGGAACTATTCAAAGAGATGGAATCAATCCTTCAAAACAAGCATCTTGATGTGGATAAAATTGTTAATCTTTTTCCTCAGTGTACAAAAGATGAAATTAGAATTTATAAGCCAAATATTAGTTCTTAG
- the SCRN3 gene encoding secernin-3 isoform X2 — protein MEPCSCDTFVALPPATVNNRIIFGKNSDRPCDEVQEVVYFPAAVHDNLKEHLKCTYIEIDQVPETYAIVLSRPAWLWGAEMGANEHGVCIGNEAVWGREEVCDEEALLGMDLVRLGLERADTAEKALNVIVDLLEKYGQGGNCSEGRMVFSYHNSFLIADRNEAWVLETAGKYWAAEKVQEGVRNISNQLSITTKIDREHPDMRSYAKQKGWWDGKKEFDFAATYSYLDTAKMMISPGRYCEGYKLLNKHKGNITFETMMEILRDKPSGINMEGEFLTTASMVSILPQDSNVPCIHFFTGTPDPERSVFKPFIFVPNISQLLDTSSPTFEDSVKKKPQFNIKPDRRHPLYQKHQQALEILDNKEQSVRVPIVPHPRQHLLLSVFWIWAILIAEIHLHVEQLLQNTY, from the exons atggaacctTGTTCCTGTGACACTTTTGTGGCACTACCTCCAGCAACAGTTAATAACAggattatttttggaaaaaattcagATAGACCCTGTGATGAAGTACAGGAGGTAGTTTATTTTCCTGCTGCAGTTCATGACAACCTGAAGGAACATCTTAAG TGTACTTACATAGAAATTGATCAAGTTCCTGAAACATATGCTATTGTCCTTAGTCGCCCAGCTTGGTTATGGGGGGCAGAAATGGGAGCCAATGAGCATGGAGTTTGCATTGGGAATGAAGCTGTATGGGGAAGAGAAGAAGTTTGTGATGAAGAGGCACTACTGGGCATGGACCTTGTCAg acttGGTCTTGAAAGAGCTGATACAGCTGAAAAAGCCCTCAATGTCATTGttgatttattagaaaaatatggCCAGGGTGGAAATTGTTCAGAGGGCAGGATGGTATTTAGCTATCACAACAGTTTCCTGATAGCTGATAGGAACGAAGCCTGGGTTCTGGAGACTGCAGGGAAGTACTGGGCAGCAGAAAAAGTACAAG AGGGAGTTCGTAATATTTCTAATCAGCTTTCTATAACAACCAAGATTGATCGGGAACACCCAGACATGAGAAGCTATGCTAAGCAGAAAGGTTGGTGGGATGGTAAAAAGGAGTTTGATTTTGCTGCAACATACTCTTATCTTGACACAGCCAAGATGATGATTTCTCCAGGCAGATACTGTGAAGGCTACAAGCTTCTGAATAAACATAaag GAAACATAACTTTTGAAACAATGATGGAAATTCTCCGAGATAAACCAAGTGGCATTAATATGGAGGGAGAATTCCTGACCACTGCAAGCATGGTTTCTATTTTACCTCAAGACTCCAACGTTCCTTGCATCCACTTCTTTACAGGGACTCCTGATCCTGAGAG ATCTGTTTTTAAGCCTTTCATATTTGTACCAAATATTTCACAACTATTGGACACCAGTTCACCCACATTTGAAGATTCAGTTAAAAAGAAGCCACAGTTTAACATTAAGCCTGACAGAAGACACCCACTCTACCAAAAACATCAACAGGCCTTGGAAATACTAGATAATAAAGAG CAGTCAGTGAgagttcctattgttccacatcctcgccaacatttgttgttgtcagtgttctggatttgggccattctaatag cagaaatacatctacatgtggaacaactcctacagaacacctactga
- the SCRN3 gene encoding secernin-3 isoform X1, whose product MEPCSCDTFVALPPATVNNRIIFGKNSDRPCDEVQEVVYFPAAVHDNLKEHLKCTYIEIDQVPETYAIVLSRPAWLWGAEMGANEHGVCIGNEAVWGREEVCDEEALLGMDLVRLGLERADTAEKALNVIVDLLEKYGQGGNCSEGRMVFSYHNSFLIADRNEAWVLETAGKYWAAEKVQEGVRNISNQLSITTKIDREHPDMRSYAKQKGWWDGKKEFDFAATYSYLDTAKMMISPGRYCEGYKLLNKHKGNITFETMMEILRDKPSGINMEGEFLTTASMVSILPQDSNVPCIHFFTGTPDPERSVFKPFIFVPNISQLLDTSSPTFEDSVKKKPQFNIKPDRRHPLYQKHQQALEILDNKEEKAKTMLDNMSKLEKELFKEMESILQNKHLDVDKIVNLFPQCTKDEIRIYKPNISS is encoded by the exons atggaacctTGTTCCTGTGACACTTTTGTGGCACTACCTCCAGCAACAGTTAATAACAggattatttttggaaaaaattcagATAGACCCTGTGATGAAGTACAGGAGGTAGTTTATTTTCCTGCTGCAGTTCATGACAACCTGAAGGAACATCTTAAG TGTACTTACATAGAAATTGATCAAGTTCCTGAAACATATGCTATTGTCCTTAGTCGCCCAGCTTGGTTATGGGGGGCAGAAATGGGAGCCAATGAGCATGGAGTTTGCATTGGGAATGAAGCTGTATGGGGAAGAGAAGAAGTTTGTGATGAAGAGGCACTACTGGGCATGGACCTTGTCAg acttGGTCTTGAAAGAGCTGATACAGCTGAAAAAGCCCTCAATGTCATTGttgatttattagaaaaatatggCCAGGGTGGAAATTGTTCAGAGGGCAGGATGGTATTTAGCTATCACAACAGTTTCCTGATAGCTGATAGGAACGAAGCCTGGGTTCTGGAGACTGCAGGGAAGTACTGGGCAGCAGAAAAAGTACAAG AGGGAGTTCGTAATATTTCTAATCAGCTTTCTATAACAACCAAGATTGATCGGGAACACCCAGACATGAGAAGCTATGCTAAGCAGAAAGGTTGGTGGGATGGTAAAAAGGAGTTTGATTTTGCTGCAACATACTCTTATCTTGACACAGCCAAGATGATGATTTCTCCAGGCAGATACTGTGAAGGCTACAAGCTTCTGAATAAACATAaag GAAACATAACTTTTGAAACAATGATGGAAATTCTCCGAGATAAACCAAGTGGCATTAATATGGAGGGAGAATTCCTGACCACTGCAAGCATGGTTTCTATTTTACCTCAAGACTCCAACGTTCCTTGCATCCACTTCTTTACAGGGACTCCTGATCCTGAGAG ATCTGTTTTTAAGCCTTTCATATTTGTACCAAATATTTCACAACTATTGGACACCAGTTCACCCACATTTGAAGATTCAGTTAAAAAGAAGCCACAGTTTAACATTAAGCCTGACAGAAGACACCCACTCTACCAAAAACATCAACAGGCCTTGGAAATACTAGATAATAAAGAG GAAAAAGCCAAAACAATGTTGGACAACATGAGCAAACTGGAGAAGGAACTATTCAAAGAGATGGAATCAATCCTTCAAAACAAGCATCTTGATGTGGATAAAATTGTTAATCTTTTTCCTCAGTGTACAAAAGATGAAATTAGAATTTATAAGCCAAATATTAGTTCTTAG
- the SCRN3 gene encoding secernin-3 isoform X3 produces the protein MEPCSCDTFVALPPATVNNRIIFGKNSDRPCDEVQEVVYFPAAVHDNLKEHLKCTYIEIDQVPETYAIVLSRPAWLWGAEMGANEHGVCIGNEAVWGREEVCDEEALLGMDLVRLGLERADTAEKALNVIVDLLEKYGQGGNCSEGRMVFSYHNSFLIADRNEAWVLETAGKYWAAEKVQEGVRNISNQLSITTKIDREHPDMRSYAKQKGWWDGKKEFDFAATYSYLDTAKMMISPGRYCEGYKLLNKHKGNITFETMMEILRDKPSGINMEGEFLTTASMVSILPQDSNVPCIHFFTGTPDPERSVFKPFIFVPNISQLLDTSSPTFEDSVKKKPQFNIKPDRRHPLYQKHQQALEILDNKEQSVRVPIVPHPRQHLLLSVFWIWAILIAVWLTGF, from the exons atggaacctTGTTCCTGTGACACTTTTGTGGCACTACCTCCAGCAACAGTTAATAACAggattatttttggaaaaaattcagATAGACCCTGTGATGAAGTACAGGAGGTAGTTTATTTTCCTGCTGCAGTTCATGACAACCTGAAGGAACATCTTAAG TGTACTTACATAGAAATTGATCAAGTTCCTGAAACATATGCTATTGTCCTTAGTCGCCCAGCTTGGTTATGGGGGGCAGAAATGGGAGCCAATGAGCATGGAGTTTGCATTGGGAATGAAGCTGTATGGGGAAGAGAAGAAGTTTGTGATGAAGAGGCACTACTGGGCATGGACCTTGTCAg acttGGTCTTGAAAGAGCTGATACAGCTGAAAAAGCCCTCAATGTCATTGttgatttattagaaaaatatggCCAGGGTGGAAATTGTTCAGAGGGCAGGATGGTATTTAGCTATCACAACAGTTTCCTGATAGCTGATAGGAACGAAGCCTGGGTTCTGGAGACTGCAGGGAAGTACTGGGCAGCAGAAAAAGTACAAG AGGGAGTTCGTAATATTTCTAATCAGCTTTCTATAACAACCAAGATTGATCGGGAACACCCAGACATGAGAAGCTATGCTAAGCAGAAAGGTTGGTGGGATGGTAAAAAGGAGTTTGATTTTGCTGCAACATACTCTTATCTTGACACAGCCAAGATGATGATTTCTCCAGGCAGATACTGTGAAGGCTACAAGCTTCTGAATAAACATAaag GAAACATAACTTTTGAAACAATGATGGAAATTCTCCGAGATAAACCAAGTGGCATTAATATGGAGGGAGAATTCCTGACCACTGCAAGCATGGTTTCTATTTTACCTCAAGACTCCAACGTTCCTTGCATCCACTTCTTTACAGGGACTCCTGATCCTGAGAG ATCTGTTTTTAAGCCTTTCATATTTGTACCAAATATTTCACAACTATTGGACACCAGTTCACCCACATTTGAAGATTCAGTTAAAAAGAAGCCACAGTTTAACATTAAGCCTGACAGAAGACACCCACTCTACCAAAAACATCAACAGGCCTTGGAAATACTAGATAATAAAGAG CAGTCAGTGAgagttcctattgttccacatcctcgccaacatttgttgttgtcagtgttctggatttgggccattctaatag ccgtgtggctgacagggttttag
- the SCRN3 gene encoding secernin-3 isoform X4 produces MEPCSCDTFVALPPATVNNRIIFGKNSDRPCDEVQEVVYFPAAVHDNLKEHLKCTYIEIDQVPETYAIVLSRPAWLWGAEMGANEHGVCIGNEAVWGREEVCDEEALLGMDLVRLGLERADTAEKALNVIVDLLEKYGQGGNCSEGRMVFSYHNSFLIADRNEAWVLETAGKYWAAEKVQEGVRNISNQLSITTKIDREHPDMRSYAKQKGWWDGKKEFDFAATYSYLDTAKMMISPGRYCEGYKLLNKHKGNITFETMMEILRDKPSGINMEGEFLTTASMVSILPQDSNVPCIHFFTGTPDPERSVFKPFIFVPNISQLLDTSSPTFEDSVKKKPQFNIKPDRRHPLYQKHQQALEILDNKEQSVRVPIVPHPRQHLLLSVFWIWAILIGF; encoded by the exons atggaacctTGTTCCTGTGACACTTTTGTGGCACTACCTCCAGCAACAGTTAATAACAggattatttttggaaaaaattcagATAGACCCTGTGATGAAGTACAGGAGGTAGTTTATTTTCCTGCTGCAGTTCATGACAACCTGAAGGAACATCTTAAG TGTACTTACATAGAAATTGATCAAGTTCCTGAAACATATGCTATTGTCCTTAGTCGCCCAGCTTGGTTATGGGGGGCAGAAATGGGAGCCAATGAGCATGGAGTTTGCATTGGGAATGAAGCTGTATGGGGAAGAGAAGAAGTTTGTGATGAAGAGGCACTACTGGGCATGGACCTTGTCAg acttGGTCTTGAAAGAGCTGATACAGCTGAAAAAGCCCTCAATGTCATTGttgatttattagaaaaatatggCCAGGGTGGAAATTGTTCAGAGGGCAGGATGGTATTTAGCTATCACAACAGTTTCCTGATAGCTGATAGGAACGAAGCCTGGGTTCTGGAGACTGCAGGGAAGTACTGGGCAGCAGAAAAAGTACAAG AGGGAGTTCGTAATATTTCTAATCAGCTTTCTATAACAACCAAGATTGATCGGGAACACCCAGACATGAGAAGCTATGCTAAGCAGAAAGGTTGGTGGGATGGTAAAAAGGAGTTTGATTTTGCTGCAACATACTCTTATCTTGACACAGCCAAGATGATGATTTCTCCAGGCAGATACTGTGAAGGCTACAAGCTTCTGAATAAACATAaag GAAACATAACTTTTGAAACAATGATGGAAATTCTCCGAGATAAACCAAGTGGCATTAATATGGAGGGAGAATTCCTGACCACTGCAAGCATGGTTTCTATTTTACCTCAAGACTCCAACGTTCCTTGCATCCACTTCTTTACAGGGACTCCTGATCCTGAGAG ATCTGTTTTTAAGCCTTTCATATTTGTACCAAATATTTCACAACTATTGGACACCAGTTCACCCACATTTGAAGATTCAGTTAAAAAGAAGCCACAGTTTAACATTAAGCCTGACAGAAGACACCCACTCTACCAAAAACATCAACAGGCCTTGGAAATACTAGATAATAAAGAG CAGTCAGTGAgagttcctattgttccacatcctcgccaacatttgttgttgtcagtgttctggatttgggccattctaatag ggttttag